A window of Magallana gigas chromosome 8, xbMagGiga1.1, whole genome shotgun sequence genomic DNA:
ctgttcaattattgaccttaagcaaatttttaataaaaaaaaatcacaggcAGTTTTTTGAGATTATGtttaatataaagtttaaaaaattaattagatacttgtaatagaagtaaattttcataattaaaaaggGTTTGTTCTATCATGTCCcagaatttagaaatatgacatcgtaaagacaaccttttcctgccatttttgcatttttagcataaaacagcttgttttcaagcagtttttctttcagaaaaaatagaaagcatgcttgaacaaacaaaatattttaatcagagatgtatctagccaaggctaataagtgacaaaaaaattttccctGTTCAAGCATGccctctatatttcccattcataaaaagataagaaaaatgtaaattttggactgattttgattgaaatatagaaatagcgtcacttctgacatcattttctgccagtgagtgcaaaaaaaatcaaataaataggtgaaaaataaattttacatcaactcttctaaaatataacataacatattattgtatctgaaacactttaaaaaattgcgaataatgggggccaaatttaactcatatcatatatatagttctttcgtACTTCAAATCACCATCTACCAGTTGAAGTGGGAAGATGGGAAGGTATCCcattaaatgaaagattttgtccTCTCTGTTACAAAAAACGTATAgccgatgaatttcattatattttagaatgtgatGCAATATCACAAGTCCGAAACAAATTTATAGACAAAAATTTTTCGGCTAGAccaaatgtgttttaaagtattacatattagggtatccttggggttgtATGGTGTATCAAGAGTTATAAAATCTGTATGATTAGGATATCttttggagttccttgggatttCTGTGGGGTTCCCTAGGGTTTATAGAGGTTTTTAGAGGCGTGTCTGGGATACCAATGAGTCCCAAGTGGTatcaagaatttttaatttgaattattaggCTATATCCTTGGGGTTCCATTGGGTTCTatggggtatcaagttttatgaATCTGTATTATAAGGGTATCCTTTaagttccttggggtatccatGGGGTTCCGTGGGATACCTAATGGTGTCTGGAATATCAAAAAGCCCCGAGGGTGTATCCAGatatataaaattgtgttattagggtatccttggggttcatTTGGGTATCAAAAGCTATATGACTGGGTATCCTTGGAGTTCCTTGACGTATCCATAGGGTGTGTCAGGGATAACAATGGGGTATCTGTATTATTACTATTAGAGtactattagggtatcctttagGTTTCTTGGGGTACCCATGGGGTTTCCTGGGATACCTTGTGATTTGTCTAGGATATCAAAGAGACCCAAAAAGTATCAAGAGATATAGTGTATCCTTGGAGTTCCAAAGGATATCAagagttataaaatttatataaccaatacatgtataagaatatcCCTAAAGTTCCTTTGGGTATCCGTGGGTTTTGTCTGAGATACCAATGAGTCCCTACGGGTATcaagaatttaaatttgtattattaagttatcctttaagttccttgaggtatccttggggttctgtggtgtatcaagagttatgaatctgtatttttagggtattcttggagttccttgggatatccctggggttccctgggattcttagaggtgtatctggaataccaatgagtccccaggGTTATCCAGAGTTTTAGATTTGTATTGCAGCGTATTacggtatccttggggttctatggagtatcaagatttatgattctgtattattagggtattcttggagttccttgggatatccctggggttccctgggattcctagaggtgtatctggaataccaatgagtccccagggttatcaaaagttttacatttgtattacaatgtattagggtatccttggggttctatggagtattaagagttatgattctgtattattagggtagttccttgggatatccatggggttccctgggattcctagaggtgtatctggaataccaatgagtccTCAGGGTTAataagagttttaaatttgtattattagggtatccttggggttctatggagtatcaagagttatgattctgtattattagggtattcttggagttccttgggatatcccaGGGGTTCCCTGTGGTTCTTAGAGGTGTGTCTGGAATACCAGTGAGTCCCCAGGGGTACCAcgagtttaaaatttgtatcattagggtatccttgaggTTCCTTGGGATTCCTATGGTGTATCAggagttataaatctgtattattaggttatctttggggttccttggggtataaTTGGGGTACCAAGGGTAAGGGGTGACCCTTGCACTCTAATGAGACCCCCTTGGGTATCAATAGTTATTCATTTCTGTtattggggtatccttggggtttccttggggttccttggggtttccttggggttccttggggttccttggggttaaaagacgtgccgtaattttttgcaaaaaagcttgtcaaaatactagtagtagtaaaccatgaaaaaattcctggaaaaagttatataaaattgaggaacgtgtcgtctgaccatAAGTGTTTGTACTATCATTATGATCAGAAACTGACGGTCTGATTTTAAACCAAGTTTAAAACTTTGTTTACCTAAAAGAATAAATTCTGGCATCTTCCTGAGGAGTGCAGGCAGTGATCTGAAGTCTGATCCATTGGAGCTGGTTATGAGGACGTTGTGAGATACAAGGTAAGGAGCTAGCGCCTCAAACTTAGTACCCGgtatatttttcctttaaaaacaaaaaacttgtgAAATTGAAACTGTACAGCAGAAAGATATTTCACAACCCCATTTAAAACATAGATTGTAGTATAGTTAAAATGCAAAGCATACCCATAAGTGGGTAaatgaaacaagaggcccatgggccacatcgctcacctgaacagcagttccttgtaacattacatttcgtagcatatgctttttctattttaaacattgaacccctttctggggacccagttatggtccgaggtttatggttggcttgaacaacataaatagtaacataggaatgaaaatgtgaagcactgcggtgggaccgcacgtacacaacctgaaaaactgaacatagcagagttccacttcaagaggaataactctcagactgtacagaacacaagaaagataactcttggttccactacattagagtttacacaatttgaggatccttgcatagtaatctcacaaactgtagcattatagttctcgagaaaaactttttaaaaacattttcaatatatctttctatgttaaactttgaacccctcttggggccacagtattagtccagtgctaaagttttaattatttggaatctacattatttaaggatgcttgcctagttatctcacaagctgaagcattatagttccctagaaaaagatttttcaacattttccctctatatttctatgctaaactttgaacacctcttggggccccagtattagattgagatcacggcttttaaaatttcgaatctacactatttgagggtgctgacgtagttatctgacaaattgatgcattgtagttttcgaaaagaagatttttaaacattttccatatataccggtacttctacatttaactttaaacccatcttgggtctctagtattagtccaggggtcactattttaaaactgtcgaaccttcattatccaaggttgtatgcatgatagtaatctcacaaattgaagcattgtagttctcgagaagaagatttttttaacatgttacctttttatttctttaataaattttgaccccatcttggggccccagtattggtccgggggtcacgattttaccaataaggaatctacataagcgaaggatgcatgcatagaaattccacaaactaaaacattgtagttcttgagaagaaaatttttaaacttttcctttatgttgtttaaaatgtttaaattttgaacccctcttggtgcccatcaattgtccgggagttacaagtttttgaatctacattatttaaggatgtacatgtatgcatagtaatatatcaaacagttgcactatagttcttgagaagaagattttaaaacattttcctacatatgttaaaatctaaacccctactggggccccactttttgttcgggggtcacgatttttacaatcttcactatgtatacaaccttttgtgtatgtattggcatttttggtgaagtggttcttgaaaagaaaatttttaaacatttttcatatgtagttctatgttaaactttgaaccccgcctggggccccagtcttggtccgagggtcacgatttctacaatttagaatcttcattatacatacaagcttttgtgtaaatattggcatttctggtgcagtggttcttgagaatgagattttttaaacattttcctaaggtatttctatgttaaactttgaaccccgcctggggccccagtcttggtccgaggggcacgatttttacaatttaaaatcttcactatatatacaagcttttgtgtaaatattggcatttctggtgcagtggttcttgagaagaagatttttaaacattttcctatgtatttctatgttaaactttgaaccccgcctggggccccagttttggtccgagggtcacgatttttacaatttagaatcttcactatgtatacaagcttttgtgtaaatattggcatttctggtgcagtggttcttgagaagaagatttttaaacatttttcctatgtatttctatgttaaactttgaaccccgcctggggccccagttttggtccgagggtcatgatttttacaatttagaatcttcactatatataaaagcttttgtgtaaatattggcatttctggtgcagtggttcttgagaagaagattttttaaacattttcctatgtatttctatgttaaactttgaaccccgcctggggccccagttttggtccgagggtcacgatttttacaatttagaatcttcactatatatacaagcttttgtgtaaatattggcatttctggtgccggggttcttgagaagaagatttttaaagacatgcaccctaaacttactgtttcgcaattatctcccttttgaaaagggctgtgccctttattttaacaatttataaccccctttccataaggatgctttgtaccaaatttggttatatttggcccagtggtttttgagaagaagttgaaaatgtgaaaagtttacagacggacggacagacagacggacggacggacggacggacggacggacgacggacaacaggtgatcagaaaagctcacttgaaccttcggttcaggtgagctaaaaactggaGTATAAAATTGAAACAAGGAATGATTGTATATTTATCTGTGTGTTAAcctttttatcattaatttcacaaatGCTTCGCCTTACAAAGATAACATTTACACATACTTCTGCCTATTTCTGACAAATGTAGGTACAATGTCAAACTGGCAAAACATGCattgttttattattgtaaaacacatattacatgtaatttacaagtgatataaatatcaaaaacagTCTGCTCTAATCTTTGATAATTATTGTCAcagcaaggtttttttttaatttttgtatgacATGGAGAATAACataactttcttttcaaaattaattttctcataTCAGTTCTCAACCTCCTATTTACAAAATGAGACTTGTGAAACTTGGTTTCAAGTATGCATGAACTTGAATGTTTCTAAGCAAATGTTCTTCatttaaatatacagtgtagtcatatattttttttacctcaaCAAAGTATTTGTCATCCCAAATACAAGGCGAAATCCTTTTTGTTTCAGCTTCATCCTATAATCATACACAGCACTTGCTGTCACCGGATTTCTGTGGCAAATGAGGAAACTTTCATCCTTTTCTAAGAACTCCTTACAGAGTTTGTTACGAAACTCAAAATATGGGTTTGGCTGCAATccaacaaaataaatgtactgtTAGTGTGGTTAATAGTgaacaattcttaaaaaaaaaaaacaattcatagtattttgcatttcaattgagagagagagagagagagagagagagagagagagagagagagagagagagagagagagagagagagagagagagagagtgtaaACTATTTACCACTTCCTCTTTATACATGTTACTGGCTGCCTTGTATTTGGTACAGGATATATCTTTTGGAGGTTTGGGTGGAGCTATCACAATTTCTTCTGTAGCCAATAGAAAGACTCGTTGGGATGTCAACGTCCTTTTTTTCCTTCTAAAATTACCCTTCTGAATAAAACGGGTCGTTGTAAAATTCCAGTTGTTGTACAGATGCCAtcctacaaaataaaatgtcattaaaaacAGTATAAATAAAACCTGATTGATTAAATTGTGTTTTACAGATCAACAATATAAACCTTTTTATGTGTAGATACAGTCCTCATATTAATGCTTAATATCAGCCTGTCGCCATGAACAGAAATCAAATGCATATATTTGACTGACCAATGACCACAGGCCATTCACTGAACATTTCATAATTTCGGCTACCAAATGTTTCAACATACTTTACATGTGTCATATCTCATAAGTcattattatcatgattataaaagCCAGCATCTATAAATCCATATTTCCAAATGGTACTTTGACTTTTACCTATGGTGCTGGTTAGAGATGATTAATGATGACCTTAGTACATGCCATTTGTAATGATGGACCAAACTGGGTACAATTTCAAACTGAGCCCCTTTAATCTCAGGTGCTTAAACATTTGATATTACTGTTAAAACCACAGAAACActtattatgcaatatactcaGCTGATACTTGCAAACACAACTCATGGAAAATTTTGCTGTTAATGAGTTGACTTTAATTAGATAACTAAATTATTGATCAAATAAGATACAGTTTTCAATGGTTTATTGTTATGAAGAAATTTGAATGGTTCATTATGATCATGTAAAAGGAGGAAATTCGAAATGTTCATCAATTTACAAAACTAGGCGGCAATGTGGCTACAAAAATAGgttcaatattgaaaaaatatatctttcca
This region includes:
- the LOC117690072 gene encoding large ribosomal subunit protein uL10m — its product is MAALVKRVSPGWHLYNNWNFTTTRFIQKGNFRRKKRTLTSQRVFLLATEEIVIAPPKPPKDISCTKYKAASNMYKEEVPNPYFEFRNKLCKEFLEKDESFLICHRNPVTASAVYDYRMKLKQKGFRLVFGMTNTLLRKNIPGTKFEALAPYLVSHNVLITSSNGSDFRSLPALLRKMPEFILLGGYVDGMLLSRDNLMKYSKLPDLDTCRSETAGILSLIAGGKTSSLIYSHAQTLGANLKQYEKQIKEESD